DNA sequence from the Pelodiscus sinensis isolate JC-2024 unplaced genomic scaffold, ASM4963464v1 ctg39, whole genome shotgun sequence genome:
gaccacacaggggctttgggcagccctcagcagatcaggcaaagggcaggtggggaggtggtgacctcacagaggaacccacatctcaggctgagaaaaggggggagcgggcccaggggactttggagacccccggttgctttagctctggtgcgtctcctgctcacagttgctttgtcctctgtgagttccacatccggacagcgttttgcagaaggtaagagcccccaggggtttggatcccgcccggggccggctgggttccaggcaggcccagccctcggtcaagggccagaagtgcctgtgcaagaccgagccgataagcaaggggccatttgggggctgggggcagtcgctctggggagctggaacccctggatttcgctctgcaggctgcgccccaagctcccctttgctcccctcatttgcagaatggccaaacacatcaggctgtggttccggaaagccctgaagatggccccagggccggtgggaagcagctcctccgtccccgcgggcggggaagctgaatcccaccagcgcggggcgactcgcccaccggccaggcccctccggacctggctccagaggcggctgggaaggcgggacccagcccagcggggcagccgggtagggtggctctggggcctcctctgtggagagaaacacctgccccaggagcccagcccccattaccaccagggggcatcgccctgcccagcctccggggacctgccagtctccgggagcccccagcctctccgcaccagcccctgcagctgtgggtccagttcagtgagcagcagcgcctgggcctccagctgcagccgggccacctcctgcagccgctcagacccaggtgaggggccgtgaacatgctgggcccaggggctcacccagtacatgggggggcagccccagtgtctgccccgcagccagggcaatggatgggggtgggagctgctgcttggctctcttgttcctggtgggggctctgctgagggcgttggcagatgtgagggtggaagggggatgggtccctgcgaggggcgtgtggggcccaacctgccctgggtccctgacatgggggcgcgtgacccctgctggccgctggagtcaccctggtcccttccctcccgcacagagcccccctgcgcctcggcggagctctgccaggagcggatggactcccgggtggaggaaggggccatctatgatattgaagagcagctccacacccgggacacggtaggaaccttctccacacgggggggacccgagattgtccggccccttcccagcacgtccccccctccgggaggggcttgtccctggggatccccctggggccccttctcctgcatgacctgggccccccaagctgaggtctcttgtcatgcaccagctgggcccccacaagcctgaggaagcagttggggggggagtgtgggtgcttggacaaccggcagctcccacctccactcctgggaggcctgagccctgcagctgtccgtggggggcaggcaggccccatgctcacagactctctctggggtgcagagcccagccgccctgcagcggttcctcctggccgtcccccccgcctgcctcgccgccctccaaaggggcgaggacaccctggcgccgcgttgctgcaaggacaccatgatggccaggatcgtggtgagcgagtcgcggcggccgggaggaggggaggggatacgtggggtggacaggggtctgcctgggccatggcggcgggtgggggtgctggaaatgggatgggtggggccaggagtgctggagggggagggagaggtggacatggggagggtgggtggggatgctggaggagggagggacacagaaatggggcaggtctggggtgctggacagggagggggattcggaacagggaggggtctccccgggccatgggggggggagctggaaggttagcagagcgggctgctgaggatgcgcctggggagcagggatgaggaggttcagaggctggtcaccagggcagtgaggggcaggagacggcctggggacaaggattgagctggtcccggtttgggaggggggtactgagaggggccctgtgccgggcaggggggctacaggccagcgggaggcagtggggttggatcctgctgggtgggggcgctggccgtgtgagcgtctcttgggggccccagcctcacacgcccctttgtctccttgggtctcacaggagatcatggaggactcccccaccccactggtcttggccgactgcctcaacgccgcctgcagcctcaggtaccgacccccccccgccgactcccccccagagcagatccctgaccagggagtgggaaagtctctgtctcctgggctatgtctagactgcaagcctctttcgaaagagagcacccagtgagtctggatgctctctttcgaagaagccctagttccattcaagaacgccttcgttcgaaagaagcactttccaaagaaggcgttcttcctcgtgaaatgaggtttaccgccgtggaaagaaaagccgcgttctttcgatttaatttcgaaagaacgcgactgcagtctagacgcaggtgatgttttttcggaaaaaggctacttttcccgaaaaaacccctgagtctggacacagccctgctgctgaattaacagtctctgcccctctctcctgccagcaccttgcagcctcccctacaggcccagctcctgagccccctgctgagggcggccgtgggacagactgtatctggggactggcagcaggagcccatccacacacaggtatgtccctccgggccctgctcccgggctgggctggagctccagagaggagtgggggagggagagaagaagctgcaggtttggatccttccctccaggtttcccgttgctctccctgggggcccgtcccttccatgtccagcctgggctcctccctgctctgcgaggcggctcagaccctgctcaaggctgcaccccgaagccagcgggtggcctggattccccaacccccctctgacccagggctcccccttgtcttgcagcagttcatccgggcccttcccgtcgacctccaggccctactggcaagcctcctcgccgagtccccagacaccgccaggctgcagctgatcatggaggtgagccccgtgggggggacggggccattgtccctgcttcctcggggggccgagagaggagctgtgtcaatggctgggggtgggggcacagtctgagaggagccccaggctctgcccagaaccggcgcctccctacgggtcctgacctgcctctttccccccctggactcctttccccttcatgttaacatcccaggggattctgcccatcaggtctctgagggagtcaaaatctgcttttttgaagtccaaggtgtgtattttactactctctttccttcctttggttaGGATCCTGAACTCtactatctcatgatcactgcttcccaggttgtcacccacctctacgtcccgtattagttcctccctgtttgtgaggagaaggccaagctgtgcacagcccctggttggatccttcagcacttgtaccaagaagttatccccaacattctccaaaaacttcctggattgcctgtgtactgccgtattggtttcccaacagatgtcagggtgattaaagtcccccacaagaaccagggcctgcgatctggaagcttcgctcagttgtccgaagaaagcctcatctaccacatccacctggttcggtggcctgtagcagacaccaaccacaacatcactgctgtttgctcctttaaacctgacccatagactttcaacaagtttttctccctctttatactggagttcagagcaatcatagtgctctcttacatatagtgcaactcctcctccttttctcccctgcctgttcttcctgaacaatctatacccttccatgacagcgctccagtcatgcgagtcatcccaccaagtctctgttatcccaattaaatcatatttcttggtctgggccagggcctccagttcttcctgtttgttgcccaggcttcttgcattagtgtacaaacacttcaggtaaccagttgattgcactatcttctccattcgaaactggggtcctcctttctcgctccttgctctatgcatttcttcccggtatccgactttcccactcccctcagggttttggtcaccgtcccccgacaaacctagtttaaagccctcctcactaggtttgcaagcctgcccgcaaagatgctccttcctctcttcgttaggtggatcccatctcttcgtaacaatccttgcacccggaacagagtcccatggtcgaagaaaccaaagccctctctgcgacaccacctgcgcaaccacgcattgacttcctcaattcgacgatccctgcccagtcctttcccttcaacagggaggatggacgagaacaccacttgcactccgaattcttagatccttcttcccagcgctacataatccgcagcatcctgatcaaggtcattcttggccgtatcattagttcctacatggagaagcaggaaggggtagcgatctgaaggtttaatcagcttgctaagcctcttagtgacatcccgaatgcgagctcccggtaagcagcacacctctcgagattccgggtccagacggcagagggatggctcagtccctcttaggagggagtccccgaccaccaccacacgtcgtttccttttgggggtggtggccgtggaacccccatccctaggactatgcatcccatgcctttcagtagatggtgttcccttctggtttctaccttgtgaggtcccttccagagctttcagcactgcagagcctgtggagagagcttgaaagcaattgcttacctctatagcatcgggggaatcccgtgctggtctttttccccttctagaagttacatgctgccagttctcttcttgctCACGTACTGccatctctggctcctctgcctgccgtgcttgaaggattaattgctgccttctatcgaggaagtcttcatcctctctgatcaagcataaggtcgacacttgggctcTAATTTTttcagtcctctaattttttcttccaaaatctcgaccagcttgcacttcgtgcagatgaaatccgttctttcttccgggaggaagacaaacatggcataggccgtgcaggtaacaacagcagacccatcatcaaccatcgctgctgtcctggagaagggatttaaaaagaaagacaagagaacctcccgcccttcccactccccttcagaactccctctcaaaattccctgttagcaatcacctgttcgcaagctccttggtcgcttgcccactgccttataaaccccctccccctaccaaggctcagccaatcagcagaggcttctagaattcaaactttaattagaagccaacagtttccacctgccaatcacagcccctaccaatcacagcacaaactctatcaaggggaggggggggcggggaaaaaaaaaagcctcactctcaaacacaggggaaaatagagaaagaaagaaaaaacaaaaaagcacacacaccaaccctcactcacaaacacaagctcagcacacagcaagaaagccccaaacacaacacacacttccctcaagactcctgtatctgcttctcctctacctggagaactccctctctaaagcctcactcaaagggggggggggaactcactctcaaacacaagggaaaataaataaataaatcaacaacaaaaagactcacaccaccacacaccaaacaaacacaagctcagcacacagtaagaaagccccaataaaaaaacacacttccctcaagactcctgtatctgcttctccttcacctggagaactccctctcaaaagtccctgtagggtaaactgaggcagccctaaatgtgctagtaggcctctaaacagaataactccattctaggattaaggcctaggaacaccacagtcaggataagaactgcagacagtaaaa
Encoded proteins:
- the LOC142826422 gene encoding uncharacterized protein LOC142826422, translating into MAKHIRLWFRKALKMAPGPVGSSSSVPAGGEAESHQRGATRPPARPLRTWLQRRLGRRDPAQRGSRVGWLWGLLCGEKHLPQEPSPHYHQGASPCPASGDLPVSGSPQPLRTSPCSCGSSSVSSSAWASSCSRATSCSRSDPEPPCASAELCQERMDSRVEEGAIYDIEEQLHTRDTSPAALQRFLLAVPPACLAALQRGEDTLAPRCCKDTMMARIVEIMEDSPTPLVLADCLNAACSLSTLQPPLQAQLLSPLLRAAVGQTVSGDWQQEPIHTQQFIRALPVDLQALLASLLAESPDTARLQLIMEVSPVGGTGPLILNSTIS